GTAAGTGGTGGatccttttttttgcaattataTTTCATGCTAAATATGATCCACAGTGGCCAGCACTGGGCGATCACAAGAATAAAAAGTCCGTTCACGTGGCCCCTAGCACGTCCGTGGACAATCTCAAGACAcataaaaagaagaaacccGATCATGTGCATTATTACAATCAGGAGATAGCGTCCCATCTTCAGTATCGATCTCAAATCAGGGTGGGTATTGCTTCCGCCTAAGAACTTGATATTGGGGTTGGGATTGATCTGCAGAGATCTCTTACCTTTTCAGGTGGTGGAAGAGGTCAATGGCGAGGAGGTGGACATGACACCAAAGCTCATACCGACCAGCTTATATGCCGATCAGTTTCTACGCTTCAATCTGACGTTCCTCCATCAAATGGCGAATCTGTTGACACTGCACTCCAGGGGGGCTTCGCGCTCTCGCACACGCTCCAGCATGCGTACGGGAAATTGGGGCAACAAGCAGTCCATCGACGATCTGATGAATGGGGTTTGTTTGCGGGACACAGATTTTCCAGGGAGTCGCCTTCTTAAATACTGTATTCCCGATTCGATAGATCACCTACGAGACCATTAATTTCGACGTGCCCGCCATCCGCGACAAAATCGATAAGGAGTATAAGCCACAGCCCTTCAACAAGTCCTTCGTGAAGGTAACTCTCCGCAAATCGGATTTCTTTGAGCTCCACTCGCAGGGCAGCACCACCGCTGCCAAGGGCACAGCCGAGGGCGACGAAGTGGAGAAGGACAATCGCGTGTACGAATATTTGACGGCGGGAAAGGGCAAGGTACGTCGCCGATCCGAGAGCCAGGCCCAGACGGACATTTTGCTGACCACCTCGCGGGCGGTGAACACCATTCTGGTGACCCAGGCCACGGTTAGCTCCTACGTATCCAACTTTGAGATGTACGACACGGTGCACAACCTGCACCGCAAGCTCTCGACGATGCACAGTGTGGACAGCATTCAAGTCGACGCCGAGGCGCAGACCGAGATCGTCGACGAAGAGGACGACAGGGCAGAGCGCGGCAAGGCAAAGTCCGAATTGGAGAAGCTGTTGGGCAGCCCGGAGTTCAGGAATGCCGTCATGTTCATGGGTCGCACCCTCTCCAGCAACACAAACGAGGGGGGCATGAAGCGTTTCCGCAACTTCGCGAAGATCGATCGCTCCGCGCCGGAAGTCAAATACGTGTACTCGATGAAGCTGCTGTTCCGCCTGATGCCCGTGCCCAGTCGGGATGAGCGGAAGGCCGTCAGCGACGTTAGTTTCTGCCGCAGCAACGGCGACATTCTGGCCGTTGCCTACGGCCTCTATTCGTTCTCCTCGCAGCAGGTTCCCGAGTCTGGGAGTGTCTTCGTCTGGAGCATCAAGAATCCGGGGGAGCCAGAGCGCGCCTATTACTACCCGATACCAGTGACGGCCATCTGTTTCTCGCCGTTTCTGCCCTCGCTGATTGCCATCGGCCTCTACGACGGCAGAGTCGAGGTGCGGGACGTGAGCAGCCACTCGAACTCACCCATTGCCACGTCGCAGCGTAGCACCTCGCCGGGCTGTGCGCCCGTGGTGGCCATACGGTGGATCAAGCAGGTGGAGGAGGGCGACAGCTTGGACTTTGAAATCGATCCCTTTCTGAGCCTGTCGCAGGACGGGTCCGTCACTCGATTCCGCATCATCAAGAGTCCCTTTCTGCTGGGCTTCAATCAGATGACTCTCGAACGCGTCGAGGGCCATCCCGAGGGCCTCACAGTGCCCATACCGCCGCTGATGACATGCGAATCGAACCGACATCCGCAGGGACTCAGCCTCACGACCCATCCGGTGCAGAAGGACATCTACTACGTGCTCACCGACGAGGGCTGCATCCACAAGTGCTCCATCAACTATCAGCATCAGTATCTGGAGGTCCTCAAGTGCCACGATGGCGGTGTGAGCGTCATGGAGTTCTCTCCCTGGTCGCCCAAGCTCTTCCTCACCTGTGGCAGCGATTGGTTAGTCTTTGTTCTCTCTTGAGCCTGAGCCCTCTTTAAGGAATATATTCTTACTGCAATCCTTTTTCCAGGTACGTTCGCGTGTGGATTGACGGCATCACTCGTCCCCTGCTGGAGCTGATGGATGAGATGACTCCCGTTCACTGGGCCAGCTGGAGTCCCACACACTCCACGATCATTGTGTCGGTGAACCGCGAGACAGCCGATGTCTGGGACATCAGACGCAACATCCTGCAGCCCATGGCCAAGCATGAAATGGATTCATCCTTCAATACAGTAGCACAGTGGGTAGAACCTAAGATTCACCCATTGGATTGCTCCCCTAAATCGCTCCCTCCTCTCCTTTTAGATTCTCCAACTGTGGACGCACCCTCGTGGTAGGCAACGAGCGTGGCAATACTCTCTTCCAGGCCCTAAACGATATGCCCTTTGAGCCACACTTTCAGTACGATGAGCTCGAGAAAGCCATATTCAAGGCCATTGGCAACGATCACGAGCTGCTGATGGAACTCAAGAGCATAGGCTTCTTTGGTTATCCGGACAAGACCTTTGTCAGGTAGATCGTCGATCCTTATGTAAAATACCCCCAAGTTAGATTAAAGAACATTGTTAAAGCTTCACAATTGCTCCAACACGGCTATCAATTTCCGTTTCCATCCGTTTCCAAATTGGGTTCAACGACACGGACCCCAAAGCACACGAAAAATTTCGCCAACTTTAGAGATATAACGGATTGAGTTTTGTTGGCTCATCAGTTCCGCAGCGAGGGATCAAAtatcagagacagagagggagaagcaGAGAGCAAACGGGAGACGGCAATCCCCTGGTCGAGATGATAAGGTAACCCAACACCGAGCCCTACCTGTAGAATGCAACAAGCAGTTCAAATAAATAGGGGGACGGGACCCCATATACtcctccctttctctctcgctctctctctctcaagtGTCAACCACGGTGGTCACTGTGGATGAGGGCCTCCGATCTTCGGTCATCGGTCAGCGGGTgttaaataacaaataaacaCTTGTGCACACATTAGCATACGGCAAATggtagccacagccacagccacagagaaaGGGGAGAATTTATTAAGCAACCATTAGGGAAACTGAGAGAGAACCAGACACCAGACGACacgccacacaccacacaaaaGACGCAGGCAGTGAGGCCAGATCAAACGGCGGGCCAGCACACACAGCTCAAGAGGTGGCCCATAAATGGCCCAAGATCTACGGCGTGTTACAGTTTTAGCCAGAAGAGAAGTTggaataacaaaaacaaaatagaaataaatgtCAAAATTTCGAGGATCGTAAATAAGCAGACGGAGCGCGGGGACCACCGCAAACGATGGCCGTAAATTACACAGCACATTCTCTCTGTCCCGTCCCGGAGAATGAATTGAATGCATGCTGGAACGaatcaaaagcaaagcaaagcaaagcaaaggaacagaacagaaaagagcGACAGCAAAAACACCGCTGGATGTCATCATCAGTGTGGCGCGATTCGATCCTTGTCCCGACCGCATTAATTGTTGAGAAACAATCTCTGGCCCGTCGTTGTTGTCGCATTTAATGAACATTTAATTGCAGCCCACATGTGCGCCAAGCAATGCTGCCCCCAAAGAGAGCTGGGACATGGCTGCTGCCGGGACATGGACACATGGCGGTGGCGGTTTCGAGTACGGGTTGCAGGCTGTTGCGTTGCCGTCCGGCAGcacaaattgaaaacaaagTGTTATTGTCCAACGGACAGCGGTGACAAGGAGACAAACGAGCTTACAGTAGCTGCCAGAACACTCTGTTATGGCCATGACAAAGCCAACCTGAACGAGCTGCCAGTTCTAGCCACCACAACgaaacgatgatgatgatgatgacaatgACGATTGCCCGCCCGCCCGACCATCCCAACACTGACAATGACGATGATGTGGCTGTTGTCTGCAATGCCATTCTGCCAATATAAAGTTGCGATTCATCAGAATATTTGAGATTCACATGCCCAAGTAGAGCCACCAGATCGCGGCAGAACGCACCAAACGAGGGTACCCTGTACCGCCCCGCCGCCCATAGGGAGAAaggtgctgcggctgcggctgctgctgcgcaatGCAATAAAATGGGAACAGCCAGCGGCTCGGTCGGTCGGAGAACGCCTTGTGCAAATGTGTAACTATGTGCAAGACATAATAAATATCATAAATAGAAGTTCCACTCACCCTTTTTCCAATTAATTCCACTTAAAAGCACTAATACAGCCATCAGATCGCGGACTTTTATCGACTTACGCTTCACGGCAGATGCGGCAAGTGCCGTTTTTAGGGCCGCTGCGAATGTACTAGCACCAGGTAGTTGCACCATCCTGTGATAGGATTGTCGATGAagaatttcttttctttcttttgtggaTCTTGCGCGCACTTTTGGGCATGTGCGTCCGAACTTTATTGCACCGAATGCAATGGGTCCACATATCTGCTGACGGAATATCAACGTGGCTCTCGTAAAGGTTTATCTTGAGGTTTTATATCCCACTCGCTATTGTAGGGCGCCTCCGATTCGTCTTCAAGCATAATCCTTTCCTCTAGTTCCGATGCAAAGCTTTTTAGCTCAACTCAGGCACCCCCTCCGCAAAGGATAGTGGCATCAGGTGATCTGGAGGTTGACCTCGTGGGGCGGGAATGTTGTCCGTTTTGGTTTGAAACGGCGGACAGGGCTCGGTACATTCCGGCATAATGTCGGATATTAAACAAAACGGTTAATAAAAATACGAATCTGTGCCTTGTTTATGTTAATTATTGCAATTTTCCgaacctcagaaatataccaaaatataccgtccattttaaaaatataccgtaaatactGACTGAATTCAAGtcctattatacatattcctctattttgatattccgtgaaATAATGTtggctaactaaaaccctcagccctgcccacatagttttatcccattgatgaatatattttctacaagattaaccacttttaagtactcccatttattttattctgaCTAGAACacggtttaaacaaaaaaagttcaacaaaaaaacagtcgcaatgtgcTCACGTCAGTGTTGCTGGTAATTGAAAACTTGTTGCTTATAACCGGAATAAACCGATTCAGGGAGAGCCATCGATAGTATCGACTGGAtgcgagtggtgcgcgccaaatagaaattgtttgaaagtgaaggACCTAAATGGATTTAAGAGAAATTAAACTACCtttgaaaattttgatttgataGATGAAATTGATAAAATATTCCATTATCTACCGATATACCATATACCGTCGGCTCAATTTTGACctcaaaaaataccgaaaagtattaaaaGTACCTTAAACGGTGAATTACAGATGACAATTAGAGCCGCAAATCTACTCACTGCACTTTAAAGAAATCACTTAAATCGCCATCATCTATGG
The sequence above is a segment of the Drosophila pseudoobscura strain MV-25-SWS-2005 chromosome X, UCI_Dpse_MV25, whole genome shotgun sequence genome. Coding sequences within it:
- the Dic61B gene encoding WD repeat-containing protein 78, which codes for MSIYSDRSTVVNTLPSSTRETERTTWPALGDHKNKKSVHVAPSTSVDNLKTHKKKKPDHVHYYNQEIASHLQYRSQIRVVEEVNGEEVDMTPKLIPTSLYADQFLRFNLTFLHQMANLLTLHSRGASRSRTRSSMRTGNWGNKQSIDDLMNGITYETINFDVPAIRDKIDKEYKPQPFNKSFVKVTLRKSDFFELHSQGSTTAAKGTAEGDEVEKDNRVYEYLTAGKGKVRRRSESQAQTDILLTTSRAVNTILVTQATVSSYVSNFEMYDTVHNLHRKLSTMHSVDSIQVDAEAQTEIVDEEDDRAERGKAKSELEKLLGSPEFRNAVMFMGRTLSSNTNEGGMKRFRNFAKIDRSAPEVKYVYSMKLLFRLMPVPSRDERKAVSDVSFCRSNGDILAVAYGLYSFSSQQVPESGSVFVWSIKNPGEPERAYYYPIPVTAICFSPFLPSLIAIGLYDGRVEVRDVSSHSNSPIATSQRSTSPGCAPVVAIRWIKQVEEGDSLDFEIDPFLSLSQDGSVTRFRIIKSPFLLGFNQMTLERVEGHPEGLTVPIPPLMTCESNRHPQGLSLTTHPVQKDIYYVLTDEGCIHKCSINYQHQYLEVLKCHDGGVSVMEFSPWSPKLFLTCGSDWYVRVWIDGITRPLLELMDEMTPVHWASWSPTHSTIIVSVNRETADVWDIRRNILQPMAKHEMDSSFNTVAQFSNCGRTLVVGNERGNTLFQALNDMPFEPHFQYDELEKAIFKAIGNDHELLMELKSIGFFGYPDKTFVR